A genomic window from Streptomyces mirabilis includes:
- a CDS encoding pectinesterase family protein — translation MRRRAFLATAGALGVVGATPAFAGGRRVLHVRPGDSVQTAVDAVRGAGWTIVVHPGTYREVVNIPADKAGLTLLGAGRDPRDAVVVYDNANGTQKPDGSGTYGTAGSATFTSAAPGLTVRGLTLANDWLRADHPDITGTQAVAAYVTGDRSSFTHVRLLAHQDTLFADTTALTAFDRQYYRDCYLEGDVDFVFGRATAVFERCHFHTLDRDVAFKPEGMVFAPSTARANPHGFLALRGRVTSGAQDGAYKIARPWVPSYETTARPSLVVRETELGPGIDAVAPYVNMREAYPWQSMRFREYRNTGPGAEITVPENRPQLTDTEAVSHTRAAYLGDWRP, via the coding sequence ATGCGCCGACGCGCCTTTCTCGCCACGGCAGGTGCGCTCGGTGTCGTCGGCGCGACTCCCGCCTTCGCGGGCGGGCGCCGGGTGCTGCACGTCCGACCCGGTGACTCCGTCCAGACCGCCGTCGACGCGGTGAGGGGCGCCGGCTGGACGATCGTCGTGCACCCGGGCACGTACCGCGAGGTCGTGAACATCCCCGCCGACAAGGCCGGCCTGACGCTGCTCGGCGCCGGCCGCGACCCGCGCGACGCCGTCGTCGTGTACGACAACGCCAATGGCACCCAGAAGCCGGACGGCTCGGGGACGTACGGCACCGCGGGCTCCGCCACCTTCACCTCGGCGGCGCCGGGGCTCACCGTGCGCGGGTTGACGCTCGCCAACGACTGGCTGCGGGCCGACCACCCGGACATCACCGGGACCCAGGCGGTGGCGGCGTACGTCACCGGGGACCGCTCGTCCTTCACCCACGTCCGCCTGCTGGCACACCAGGACACCCTGTTCGCGGACACGACGGCCCTGACCGCCTTCGACCGCCAGTACTACCGCGACTGCTACCTCGAGGGCGACGTCGACTTCGTCTTCGGGCGGGCCACCGCCGTCTTCGAGCGCTGCCACTTCCACACCCTCGACCGTGACGTCGCCTTCAAGCCCGAGGGGATGGTCTTCGCGCCCTCCACGGCCCGCGCCAACCCGCACGGTTTCCTGGCTCTGCGCGGCCGGGTCACCTCGGGCGCGCAGGACGGCGCGTACAAGATCGCGCGGCCGTGGGTGCCGTCGTACGAGACGACCGCCCGGCCGTCCCTGGTCGTACGGGAGACGGAACTCGGCCCCGGCATCGACGCGGTGGCGCCCTACGTCAACATGCGCGAGGCCTACCCCTGGCAGTCCATGCGCTTTCGCGAGTACCGCAACACCGGCCCCGGCGCGGAGATCACCGTGCCGGAGAACCGTCCCCAGCTCACGGACACGGAAGCCGTGTCGCACACGCGTGCGGCGTATCTGGGCGACTGGCGCCCGTGA
- a CDS encoding pectinesterase family protein, which produces MLSRTTPPGPAVPSRRTFLVASAGAALALGLATPARPQEKSPFGRYGSPSARLTERTLYVHPGGLGDHTTVQAAVSAASGSGHTLVVAPGTYRETVAVGVDRTEMTWIGASGDPRDVVVVYDNANGTPKPGGGTYGTTGSATTTVQADGFTARSITFANDFLRADHPEITGTQAVAVKVQGDRSAFVGCRFLGHQDTLYADSIALGTFARQYYRDCYAEGDVDFVFGRATAVFERCHFRTLNRTDVATAPYGFVFAPSTALTNPRGYLVTHGRVSSEAPDAYYKLARPWVPGSDTTARPMLTVRDTRLAAGIDAVAPYTNMADAYPWQSQRFAEYRNTGPGAVVSVPQNRPQLSHGEAESATREAYLGDWTPWKGC; this is translated from the coding sequence ATGCTCTCCCGCACCACCCCACCCGGCCCTGCCGTCCCCAGCCGGAGAACCTTCCTCGTCGCCAGTGCCGGAGCCGCTCTCGCGCTCGGCCTCGCGACTCCCGCGCGGCCCCAGGAGAAGTCCCCCTTCGGGCGTTACGGTTCGCCGTCCGCCCGGCTCACCGAGCGCACCCTGTACGTCCACCCCGGCGGCCTCGGCGACCACACCACCGTCCAGGCCGCCGTCAGCGCTGCGAGCGGGTCCGGACACACGCTGGTCGTCGCGCCGGGCACGTACCGCGAGACGGTCGCCGTCGGTGTCGACCGTACGGAGATGACCTGGATCGGCGCCTCCGGGGACCCGCGTGACGTCGTCGTCGTGTACGACAACGCCAACGGCACCCCGAAGCCCGGCGGTGGCACCTACGGGACCACCGGGTCGGCCACCACCACTGTGCAGGCCGACGGGTTCACCGCCCGCTCGATCACCTTCGCCAACGACTTCCTGCGCGCCGACCACCCCGAGATCACCGGCACTCAGGCGGTCGCCGTCAAGGTGCAGGGCGACCGCTCGGCCTTCGTGGGGTGCCGGTTCCTGGGCCACCAGGACACGCTGTACGCCGACTCGATCGCGCTCGGCACCTTCGCCCGCCAGTACTACCGCGACTGTTACGCCGAAGGTGACGTGGACTTCGTCTTCGGCCGGGCGACCGCCGTCTTCGAGCGCTGCCACTTCCGCACCCTGAACCGCACGGACGTGGCGACCGCCCCCTACGGCTTCGTCTTCGCCCCCTCCACCGCGCTCACCAACCCGCGCGGCTACCTGGTGACCCACGGCCGTGTCAGCAGCGAGGCCCCGGACGCGTACTACAAGCTCGCCCGCCCCTGGGTGCCCGGCTCGGACACCACCGCCCGGCCCATGCTGACCGTCCGTGACACCCGCCTCGCCGCCGGGATCGACGCCGTCGCGCCCTACACCAACATGGCGGACGCCTACCCGTGGCAGAGCCAGCGCTTCGCCGAGTACCGGAACACGGGGCCGGGCGCGGTCGTCAGCGTTCCGCAGAATCGTCCCCAACTGAGCCACGGGGAGGCCGAGTCGGCGACCCGGGAGGCGTACCTCGGCGACTGGACACCGTGGAAGGGGTGTTGA